A section of the Nitrospirota bacterium genome encodes:
- a CDS encoding NapC/NirT family cytochrome c: protein MRKSILIFFVLTLGIISLLIVSSKTTAQQKPQDVNSCLECHSNAAKMKELGFPQFTMTQEEVAKQTGMPASCTDCHLGNPKDNTREGAHKGILRLYYVKTKGFEAVTRDKLKKFAPESLEPRGKNQMIDLLPMVEKEGKQVKDPEVNTILFHDKNPDTLSYDYSVQEKTCGICHQKQMEEFKKTAMGHNAKQSQYKIWTDKKRGPHNCGLWFVDSQAEIAKNTSVPYTQEMAKINQKACNTCHVGCLDCHYKPGKKDPNNPRMGSHTFTKAPSPQTCYGGGRGSICHAGPEDRRRGAGYIAGDYSNPKGLTPDVHYSKGLLCTDCHETAAKNKKLLHGQVKRQAKCNKCHEPAVKAVSKSIHKKLSCEACHIQDVGGYTGTFWGPGKVGGVATPFKKYKDYYGVMKEPILIKDQKGRWIPVKPYAMAAMNQKSAGGLKLGLAWRYPLNLPDLERTDDAYAFVGLLKGMPENDNVLAWIQMDKMSHKYGKSRKCESCHTKGGEQRQEVSWKFSDQGAEPFDGKHTVVANKKGLFIKDMQATTEIKVKEGWKTSSFAPWYYLKDKWQVKGNFSIPQVKNKRLYSKEEKKYKSLKEGEKYH from the coding sequence ATGAGGAAATCGATATTAATATTTTTTGTCCTGACACTGGGTATTATCTCATTACTCATTGTCAGCAGTAAAACCACTGCGCAGCAAAAGCCTCAGGATGTCAATAGCTGTCTTGAGTGCCATAGTAATGCAGCTAAGATGAAAGAGCTGGGTTTTCCGCAATTCACAATGACCCAGGAGGAGGTTGCCAAGCAGACAGGTATGCCTGCCTCATGCACAGACTGTCACCTCGGAAATCCAAAGGACAATACCAGGGAAGGCGCACATAAGGGAATACTCAGGCTCTACTATGTGAAGACGAAGGGATTCGAAGCAGTGACAAGGGATAAACTTAAGAAATTTGCGCCTGAGTCTCTGGAGCCAAGAGGGAAAAATCAAATGATTGACCTTTTGCCAATGGTTGAAAAAGAAGGAAAACAGGTAAAAGACCCAGAGGTAAACACAATTTTATTTCATGACAAAAACCCTGATACCCTCTCTTATGATTACTCTGTTCAGGAAAAGACCTGTGGCATCTGCCACCAAAAGCAGATGGAGGAATTCAAGAAGACCGCCATGGGTCACAATGCAAAGCAGAGCCAGTATAAGATATGGACCGATAAGAAAAGGGGACCCCATAATTGCGGTCTATGGTTTGTGGATAGTCAAGCTGAGATAGCAAAAAACACATCTGTCCCCTACACACAGGAAATGGCTAAGATTAACCAGAAGGCGTGTAACACATGCCATGTGGGCTGCCTTGACTGTCACTACAAACCAGGCAAGAAAGACCCGAACAACCCCAGGATGGGATCTCATACATTCACAAAGGCTCCATCTCCCCAGACTTGCTATGGTGGTGGAAGGGGTTCCATATGCCATGCAGGGCCTGAGGACAGAAGGAGGGGAGCTGGCTACATAGCAGGAGATTATTCAAATCCAAAGGGATTAACCCCTGATGTGCATTATTCAAAGGGGCTCCTCTGCACAGACTGTCATGAGACTGCGGCTAAGAATAAAAAACTCCTGCATGGACAGGTAAAGAGGCAGGCTAAATGTAACAAGTGCCATGAGCCTGCTGTGAAGGCAGTCTCAAAATCTATTCACAAAAAACTCTCATGTGAGGCATGCCATATCCAGGATGTTGGTGGTTATACCGGCACATTCTGGGGACCTGGTAAGGTTGGTGGTGTTGCTACGCCTTTCAAAAAGTATAAAGACTATTATGGTGTAATGAAAGAGCCCATTCTTATCAAAGACCAGAAAGGAAGATGGATACCTGTAAAGCCCTATGCAATGGCTGCAATGAACCAGAAATCTGCAGGGGGACTTAAACTCGGGCTTGCATGGAGATACCCTTTAAATCTCCCTGACCTTGAAAGGACAGATGATGCCTATGCATTTGTTGGGCTACTGAAAGGGATGCCTGAAAATGACAATGTCCTTGCGTGGATACAGATGGACAAGATGTCTCACAAATATGGCAAATCAAGGAAGTGCGAAAGCTGCCACACAAAGGGTGGAGAGCAAAGACAAGAGGTTTCGTGGAAATTTTCAGACCAGGGTGCAGAACCCTTTGACGGAAAACATACTGTAGTAGCCAATAAAAAGGGTTTATTCATAAAGGATATGCAGGCTACAACAGAGATAAAGGTCAAAGAAGGCTGGAAGACCTCAAGCTTTGCGCCGTGGTATTACCTGAAGGATAAGTGGCAGGTTAAAGGTAATTTCTCAATACCACAGGTAAAGAATAAACGCCTCTATTCTAAGGAAGAAAAGAAGTATAAAAGTCTAAAGGAAGGCGAGAAGTATCATTAA
- a CDS encoding sigma-54-dependent Fis family transcriptional regulator: MYENLRVLAVDDDPVTCSILERILNKCDCKHEIIQSSSEALKRIERDKYDLLITDLKMPEFDGMKIMKETKKKSPDTHVIMITGFSTVESAVEAMKLGAYDYIRKPIDPDELLLIVERALENKILLDENRLLKEELAERFSFESIIGQHPRMMQVFEVVKKISQSRSNVIICGESGTGKELIARAIHYNGPRRKNRFIAVNCGAIPDNLLENELFGHEKGAFTGAYEQKKGLIEAADGGTLFLDEIGNISEPMQVRLLRVIQEKNFFRVGGTVEVKVDVRFISATNQDIERLVEDGRFREDLFHRLNVVTISLPPLRERREDIPLLINHFIKKFNHYYGKEIKGVTEDVLKVLMGYEWKGNIRELENVIERAITLMDGDTIEVSDLPAYILKRGDAKNIRRIPTLKELEKEHILRILKETDGDRNRAAELLGIDKTTLWRKIRRYNI, encoded by the coding sequence ATGTATGAGAATCTGAGGGTGCTGGCTGTGGATGACGACCCTGTCACATGCTCGATCCTCGAGAGGATACTCAATAAATGCGACTGCAAACATGAAATCATACAAAGCAGCTCAGAGGCACTCAAGAGGATCGAAAGGGACAAATATGACCTGCTGATAACTGACCTCAAAATGCCTGAATTTGACGGCATGAAAATAATGAAAGAGACCAAAAAGAAATCCCCTGACACCCATGTAATTATGATCACGGGTTTTTCCACGGTTGAAAGTGCAGTAGAGGCCATGAAACTCGGTGCCTATGATTATATAAGAAAACCTATAGACCCTGATGAGCTTTTGCTCATCGTCGAAAGGGCATTAGAAAATAAAATACTCCTTGATGAAAACAGGTTGCTGAAGGAAGAATTGGCCGAGAGATTCAGCTTCGAAAGCATTATAGGCCAGCATCCCAGGATGATGCAGGTTTTTGAAGTCGTTAAGAAGATATCACAGTCGAGGTCAAATGTAATAATCTGCGGTGAGAGTGGCACAGGAAAGGAACTTATAGCAAGGGCCATACATTATAACGGCCCGAGAAGGAAAAACAGGTTTATTGCAGTGAACTGCGGCGCAATACCGGATAATCTGCTTGAGAACGAGCTTTTTGGCCATGAAAAAGGCGCATTCACCGGCGCTTATGAACAGAAAAAGGGGCTTATAGAGGCAGCAGATGGAGGGACGCTATTTCTGGATGAGATTGGAAATATAAGTGAACCGATGCAGGTAAGGCTCCTCAGGGTGATTCAGGAAAAGAATTTCTTCAGGGTAGGTGGCACTGTAGAGGTAAAAGTGGATGTGAGATTCATTTCAGCCACAAATCAGGATATTGAGAGACTCGTTGAAGATGGTAGATTCAGGGAAGACCTGTTTCACAGGCTTAATGTCGTTACTATATCATTGCCTCCGCTCAGGGAGAGAAGGGAAGACATCCCCCTTTTGATTAACCACTTTATAAAAAAATTCAATCACTATTATGGAAAAGAGATAAAAGGGGTTACAGAAGATGTTCTGAAAGTGTTGATGGGATATGAATGGAAAGGGAATATTAGAGAGCTGGAGAATGTGATAGAAAGGGCTATAACCCTTATGGACGGCGATACCATAGAAGTCAGCGACCTTCCAGCCTATATCCTTAAGAGAGGTGATGCTAAAAATATAAGAAGAATACCTACGCTCAAAGAATTAGAGAAAGAACATATCCTCCGGATTTTGAAAGAGACAGATGGAGACAGAAATAGGGCGGCAGAGCTTCTCGGAATAGATAAGACAACACTGTGGAGAAAAATCAGGAGATATAACATTTGA